Below is a genomic region from Flavobacterium ginsengisoli.
ATTCGGCAGAATTTATAGGTCGATAAGCTTCAAAAATATGGTACAATGCACTTGGTATAGAATGCAATACTTCTGTATAATGTGTTGCGCCTTTAAATACATCATATTTATAATTCACTAACGAATTATTAGCAATTTTAATATTACTGTTTAATTTATCTATTGGCTCTTTAATTTTTTTAATATCGCCTTCTCCAGCAGAAAGGTAATAGAAAATTGGTTTTTTTACTTTGGCAAATTTCTCTGCAATGCGCACTTCCATTTTTGGAGCAAGCTCAGGGCTTAAACAGATGTATGCATTAAAAAGCGGCATTTCTTTATACAAATAAAAATTAGCAAAACTTGCTGTTACATCGTGACCTGCAATAAGCCTAAAAGGTGAGGTGCGATATTTTTTTCAATATATGGCACTAACTCAGCTCCGATGAATTCGAAAAATTTTGCGCCTTTTTCAAACGGAAGACCTTCATTTTGATCAATTGTTGAGTCGTCATAACGCTCTCCATCTTTATTTTGATGAATTCCGATGATAATCATTTCTGGAATGTCATCCCAATAAGTTCCGTAACTAACGGCTCCTGAAAAGGGATCAAATAAATAATCTCCATCCAATAAATATAGAACCGGATATTTTTTGTCTTTATTGGTTTCGTAAGAAGCAGGAAGTCCAATTGTAATTCTGCGTTCTTCTCCGAGTTTCTCCGATTTAATGTTGTCGAACGTTTTTTGGGCAAACG
It encodes:
- a CDS encoding alpha/beta hydrolase gives rise to the protein MKKVYLLFLLISFSSFAQKTFDNIKSEKLGEERRITIGLPASYETNKDKKYPVLYLLDGDYLFDPFSGAVSYGTYWDDIPEMIIIGIHQNKDGERYDDSTIDQNEGLPFEKGAKFFEFIGAELVPYIEKNIAPHLLGLLQVTM